GAAGGAAGTTAGTTATTCCGATATCGAAATCATCGGGTAGCTTTTCCTTTTTTCCATTTTTTTATTTTTTTCCCTTTTTTGGGAAAGCAAGCAGTAAATGTGTGTGCGGCGACCAAGTTGAAAAGAGGTGGAACAATATGCTGGAAGGTGTGGTGAGTTCTGCGCTTGCAAACGGCGAGTTTCCAAGTGCGCAAACTGAGCAGGGCAAGGATGACGGCTTGATGAGCAACGAGAACGTCCGCATTGCAATTGTGGGCGTTGGCGGCGGCGGGTGCAACACGATAAACCGGGTAACCAAGACCGGGATAAAAAGCGCGACAACAATTGCTGTTAATACTGATTATCTTCACTTGAAAATGGTTGATGCCCAGAAAAAGGTGCTGATTGGGGCAAGTGTAACAAAGGGGCTTGGTGCCGGAGGCTTTCCGGAAGTAGCACAAAAATGCGCCGAAGCATCAAAGGACAAGATAGCGGAAGTCTTAGGTGAAAATGAAATTGTCTTTCTTTGCGCAGGCATGGGCGGTGGCACGGGCACGGGCGCATCGCCAATGATAGCCCGCGTTGCACGCGACTTGGGTGCAATAGTAGTCTCAATAGTCACATATCCGTTTTCACTTGAGAGGGCAAGGCTGAAAAAGGCACAGTGGGGCTTGCAGCAGCTGGTGGAAGCTTCTGACACTGTTGTTGTTATTGACAACAATCGGCTTGTGCAGTATGCGCCAAACATTCCAATAAATGACGCTTTCAATCTTGCTGATGCAATCACTGCAAAGGCCGTGAAAGGCATTGCTGATACAATCATGTTCCCATCCC
The sequence above is drawn from the Candidatus Parvarchaeota archaeon genome and encodes:
- the ftsZ gene encoding cell division protein FtsZ; this encodes MLEGVVSSALANGEFPSAQTEQGKDDGLMSNENVRIAIVGVGGGGCNTINRVTKTGIKSATTIAVNTDYLHLKMVDAQKKVLIGASVTKGLGAGGFPEVAQKCAEASKDKIAEVLGENEIVFLCAGMGGGTGTGASPMIARVARDLGAIVVSIVTYPFSLERARLKKAQWGLQQLVEASDTVVVIDNNRLVQYAPNIPINDAFNLADAITAKAVKGIADTIMFPSLLNIDYADVKSIMQGGGIALISVGEGKGADRVDQVVKSTLAHPLLDVSYEGATGALIHLDGGSSLTLGEAIKVGESVSESFDLNANVKLGARLAADQNDMITATAIVTGLKESPSIFGRTKTEGAAPEKAFSMESVSTL